One stretch of Streptomyces sp. NBC_01363 DNA includes these proteins:
- a CDS encoding ATP-binding protein — protein sequence MHSSPIAALCPAAAETRMPVPFTHPYPHPTLRTHSQSHPRPYLRPKGHSGRGLGLSFTLPGDVRSAFIGRTAVAAALEAHGLAPYVWPAMHVVDELVAVTARMSPGRELYVSLRQRDDAVRLLVWDQHPHHADPDLATLCETRRRRALWLLSAVVDDWGGEWGVSEASSPRAGIKSWVMLPR from the coding sequence ATGCACTCATCTCCGATCGCCGCACTCTGTCCGGCCGCCGCCGAGACACGTATGCCGGTCCCGTTCACGCACCCGTATCCGCATCCCACCCTGCGAACGCACTCGCAGTCGCACCCCCGGCCCTATCTGCGCCCCAAAGGCCACTCCGGGCGTGGGCTCGGGCTGAGTTTCACGTTGCCGGGTGACGTCCGCAGCGCGTTCATCGGGCGGACTGCGGTGGCCGCCGCGCTGGAGGCGCACGGGCTCGCCCCGTACGTCTGGCCGGCCATGCACGTCGTGGACGAGCTGGTCGCGGTCACCGCCAGAATGAGCCCGGGGAGGGAGCTCTATGTATCCCTGCGTCAACGAGACGACGCAGTCCGTCTCCTCGTCTGGGACCAGCACCCGCACCACGCCGATCCGGACCTGGCCACCCTCTGCGAGACGCGGCGTCGGCGGGCGCTCTGGCTACTGTCGGCCGTGGTGGACGACTGGGGTGGGGAGTGGGGCGTCAGCGAGGCATCTTCGCCGCGTGCAGGCATCAAGTCCTGGGTGATGCTGCCGCGCTGA
- a CDS encoding ATP-binding cassette domain-containing protein translates to MQATDLRRTYGDKAVVDGVSLSLAAGTVSGFLGANGAGKTTVIRVMLGLIRGEGRTTYLGRPLAEWRSPATVVGAVLGGVAGHPKRRVGAHLRMVAAGVGAPDSRVDELLDKVGLTATAGARLGISSELARDGMDEAPRLARWQCDLFHPFKASAIFGNVSLRHRDDAVRLLVRDQHPHHNDCYLATLCDTRKRGPVRSRSGPRCAIGNVLRSSAG, encoded by the coding sequence GTGCAGGCAACGGACCTACGACGCACCTATGGCGACAAAGCGGTTGTGGACGGTGTGTCGCTGTCATTGGCCGCCGGCACGGTCTCCGGATTTCTCGGTGCGAACGGGGCCGGTAAGACGACGGTCATTCGCGTCATGCTGGGCCTCATCCGAGGTGAGGGCCGGACCACCTACCTCGGGCGGCCGCTCGCTGAGTGGCGTTCCCCCGCAACGGTGGTGGGGGCGGTGCTGGGTGGTGTCGCGGGGCATCCCAAGCGCCGGGTCGGAGCGCATCTGCGGATGGTCGCGGCAGGTGTGGGTGCGCCGGACAGCCGGGTAGACGAGTTGTTGGACAAGGTCGGACTCACGGCCACGGCCGGAGCGCGGCTCGGTATCTCCTCAGAGCTGGCTCGCGATGGCATGGATGAAGCCCCGCGACTTGCTCGGTGGCAGTGCGATCTCTTCCACCCATTCAAAGCGAGCGCGATATTTGGCAACGTATCCCTGCGCCACCGGGACGACGCGGTCCGCCTGCTCGTCCGGGACCAGCACCCGCATCACAACGATTGCTACCTGGCCACGCTCTGCGATACACGCAAGCGGGGGCCGGTGCGTTCTCGCTCCGGCCCCCGCTGCGCGATCGGGAATGTGCTCAGGTCTTCGGCTGGGTGA
- a CDS encoding response regulator transcription factor, with translation MPTQDALETGIDPHITARAGVGSVPGDPAAAQLLTGRERQVLVLIGGAAESRAIARRLGIAERTVKAHLSSIIGKLGVSSRLEAALFTYAHH, from the coding sequence TTGCCCACGCAGGATGCCCTGGAAACGGGTATAGATCCGCACATCACTGCAAGAGCAGGCGTTGGTTCCGTGCCCGGCGATCCGGCGGCAGCACAGCTGTTGACTGGCCGCGAACGCCAGGTTCTCGTGCTGATAGGAGGAGCTGCCGAAAGCCGAGCGATTGCCCGGCGACTCGGCATTGCGGAGCGTACTGTGAAAGCTCATTTGAGCAGCATCATAGGGAAACTCGGCGTGTCTTCGCGACTGGAGGCGGCACTGTTCACCTATGCCCACCACTAG
- a CDS encoding ATP-binding protein: MSPVAGLSNLGNLALSKKEDFKAFADAPRRQQPEVLTRKQLKVLGSQARAGYDRSRREWHANFGPIKTPQLVELHEDLWDITDSNLQDGDKAKGAVAVDAFPGLGKTTSVLAFLREFHRREIAEKGEFTDQGHERWPVCRVGLTGNTGMKDLNRAMLEFFEHPGRSRGTTVQLGRRALDCVLSCEVRVLALDDLHFLKWGKTSGIEVSNHLKWIANEFPVTLLMVGVGLADKGLFSEGSAAGDTALAQTGRRTTRLDMRPFTITNEAGRREWNQMLLALEQRIVLADKYPGMLAHDLSDYLFSRSTGHIGSLMTLINRGCQRAVRSGSECLDKDLLDRVKNDEASENARRELEAALEARRLTSRPRSRQSA; this comes from the coding sequence GTGAGCCCTGTTGCCGGACTGTCGAACCTGGGCAACTTGGCTCTGTCGAAGAAGGAGGACTTCAAGGCGTTCGCCGACGCACCCCGGCGACAACAGCCCGAGGTGCTGACCCGGAAGCAGCTCAAGGTGCTCGGCTCGCAGGCGCGGGCCGGGTACGACCGGTCGCGACGGGAATGGCATGCCAACTTTGGGCCAATCAAGACCCCGCAATTGGTCGAGCTGCACGAGGACCTGTGGGACATCACCGACAGCAACTTGCAGGACGGCGACAAGGCCAAGGGGGCCGTGGCCGTTGACGCCTTTCCTGGCCTGGGTAAGACCACGTCGGTACTGGCCTTTCTACGCGAGTTCCACCGAAGAGAGATCGCGGAGAAGGGCGAATTCACCGATCAGGGGCACGAGCGGTGGCCGGTCTGCCGGGTTGGGCTGACCGGCAACACCGGCATGAAGGACCTCAACCGGGCCATGCTGGAGTTCTTCGAGCATCCCGGCCGGTCCCGGGGCACCACCGTCCAGCTCGGCCGGCGGGCCCTGGACTGCGTGCTGTCCTGCGAGGTCCGCGTACTCGCCCTCGATGACCTGCATTTCCTCAAGTGGGGCAAAACGAGTGGCATCGAGGTCAGCAACCATCTGAAGTGGATCGCCAACGAGTTCCCCGTGACCCTGCTGATGGTCGGGGTCGGGCTGGCCGACAAGGGGCTGTTCAGCGAGGGATCCGCAGCAGGGGACACCGCGCTGGCCCAGACCGGACGCCGCACAACCCGGCTGGACATGCGGCCCTTCACGATCACGAACGAGGCCGGGCGACGGGAGTGGAACCAGATGCTCCTGGCGCTGGAACAGCGCATCGTCCTGGCAGACAAGTACCCCGGGATGCTCGCGCACGACCTGTCCGACTACCTCTTCTCCCGCAGCACCGGCCACATTGGCTCCCTCATGACGCTGATCAACCGTGGCTGCCAGCGGGCCGTCCGCAGCGGCAGCGAGTGCCTGGACAAGGACCTGCTCGACCGTGTGAAGAACGACGAGGCGTCCGAGAACGCCCGGCGCGAACTCGAAGCGGCACTGGAAGCCCGCCGACTGACCAGCCGCCCCCGATCACGCCAGTCCGCATGA
- a CDS encoding helix-turn-helix transcriptional regulator — MAARTSPTERQKRLGAELRRMRTSADVSAEFAAGLLGVDRGKISNIEAGTRPISPDRLRTLACNCGCTDEKYVDALVEMAQSRGRNWWEKYRGSLPQGLLDIAELEMHAVRMRAAYSVHIPGLLQTSDHALSLFRVVIPQLPEREVALRLAHRVERQEVLDGDAPPPYTGIVHEAALRMQFGGRAVARAQLDHLLKKSEQSNITLLVIPFEAGAFPGAGQTVLYAEGPVPQLDTVQIDNSHGPVFVHSDVQLAKYRAHLDWMEGIALSPDKSRVFIHNIARQL; from the coding sequence ATGGCAGCAAGGACGTCTCCTACCGAACGTCAGAAGCGGCTCGGCGCCGAGCTGCGGAGAATGCGCACATCGGCCGACGTCTCCGCCGAGTTCGCGGCCGGCCTGCTCGGCGTGGACCGGGGCAAGATCTCGAATATCGAGGCCGGTACCCGCCCCATCAGCCCCGATCGACTGCGCACTCTGGCCTGCAACTGCGGCTGCACCGACGAGAAATACGTCGATGCGCTGGTCGAGATGGCCCAGTCACGCGGACGCAACTGGTGGGAGAAATATCGAGGTTCGCTTCCCCAGGGACTGCTCGACATCGCCGAACTGGAGATGCACGCGGTACGCATGCGGGCTGCGTACTCCGTGCACATCCCGGGGCTCCTCCAGACCTCGGACCACGCCCTGTCCCTCTTCCGCGTGGTAATCCCGCAGCTACCGGAGCGAGAGGTAGCGCTGAGGCTGGCACATCGCGTGGAACGGCAGGAGGTCCTGGACGGGGACGCCCCGCCTCCATACACAGGCATCGTCCACGAGGCCGCACTCCGGATGCAGTTCGGCGGTCGTGCCGTGGCACGCGCCCAGCTGGACCACTTGTTGAAGAAGTCCGAGCAGTCGAACATCACCTTGCTGGTCATCCCCTTCGAAGCGGGCGCCTTCCCCGGTGCCGGACAGACCGTCCTGTACGCAGAGGGGCCTGTACCTCAGCTCGACACCGTGCAGATCGACAACTCTCACGGCCCCGTCTTCGTCCACTCGGACGTTCAACTGGCTAAATACCGGGCTCACTTGGACTGGATGGAAGGCATCGCACTGTCACCGGACAAGTCGCGGGTCTTCATCCACAACATCGCACGCCAACTCTGA
- a CDS encoding AAA family ATPase: MAGKLFTWVDIDSQLAEAAAEGQWPQWLLEVDAWWDTLELTVRPGTESGAVRDWLDSQFGLGSAAENDAGLELALDRPAAHAPRSLPVRLVEANDSGAAPRRPKLSERRVTSALGDALPRPEDAQFASDKQLIAFHSFKGGVGRTLHAVALADFLASQGQHVLLVDADLEAPGITWMYQAQGGRCDIAYEDVLALLHSSKQGDPTQAVEIAAAYLPNQRVSRYPGPGRVTVLPGSRRTRLGPPRIGPTDLLTEDRSPYFLSESLAALAVAAEIDTVVLDLRAGASELAAPILLDPRVTRIFVTTVSSQSLQGTETMIRQLGAQSPAVARTDPTPGAIVTQYRLDVHDLHAEEARTGLAAALSSTITMAATDEYTSEDLAVDEQVLTKPLLSPFREELLALPQSWDAVVEVIRRCGLPSLLSEFAPSITPVGPTSADEPSTLDQRRRSLESTAGRLVFAERQGMDSSLGFLTTEPVRRLIADHSTDLPVSVVVGAKGAGKTFTFARMCTAGTWDAFARENSQSVERTAMVIPVLDPANIAEPQTGMLSPQALRDRAAGGPGVTADELRSHLNAGLRDARATDAEFWRQRWLECLAWSAGAARDEPAEEFLIQRTLETSGACLFVIDGLEDWLESLEAEPRRIALRTLLIDVPSWLRRLRNRSLGLVVFVRQDLVRAAIKQNLGQFLDRYAPYELRWDTEDALRLSLWIASSADAVRTPETPIADMAFDEIVHALLPLWGAKLGTENSREAWTERWVPAALADFNEQIQARDVVRFLREAAAASTGDERWPDRVLTPAAMRHSLGACSRAKVEEINQENPRLGKLLRHMATFSDSVKMPFDAADLNLVPDDVEALEQWGAMARDSDGRYRMPEIYRHALGFRTQGRARVVRGV, from the coding sequence ATGGCTGGCAAGCTCTTCACCTGGGTGGACATCGATTCTCAACTGGCGGAGGCAGCTGCCGAGGGCCAGTGGCCACAGTGGCTGCTGGAGGTCGACGCCTGGTGGGACACTCTGGAACTGACGGTTCGCCCAGGTACTGAGAGTGGGGCCGTCCGCGACTGGCTGGACAGCCAATTCGGCCTCGGATCAGCAGCCGAAAATGACGCGGGCCTAGAACTCGCCCTGGATCGCCCCGCAGCTCACGCTCCCAGGTCGCTACCTGTACGCCTGGTCGAAGCGAACGATTCCGGAGCGGCCCCACGCCGTCCAAAACTCAGTGAACGTCGTGTCACCTCGGCACTGGGGGACGCCCTGCCGCGTCCAGAGGACGCTCAGTTCGCCAGCGACAAGCAGCTCATCGCATTTCACTCCTTCAAGGGCGGCGTGGGGCGCACGTTGCACGCCGTGGCACTGGCTGACTTCCTGGCCTCACAGGGCCAGCATGTTCTCCTCGTGGACGCAGACCTGGAGGCCCCCGGCATTACCTGGATGTACCAAGCGCAGGGGGGCCGCTGCGATATCGCGTACGAGGACGTCCTCGCCCTCCTGCACTCTTCCAAGCAGGGTGACCCCACGCAGGCAGTGGAAATCGCTGCCGCGTATCTTCCCAACCAGCGTGTCTCGCGATACCCAGGGCCAGGCCGCGTGACCGTGCTTCCCGGCAGCCGACGTACTCGGCTCGGCCCGCCCCGCATCGGCCCCACCGACCTATTGACCGAGGACCGCTCACCGTACTTCCTCAGTGAATCCCTTGCGGCCCTCGCTGTCGCAGCCGAGATCGACACCGTCGTATTGGACTTGCGGGCCGGAGCGTCTGAGCTGGCGGCGCCCATCTTGCTGGACCCCCGCGTGACGCGGATCTTCGTCACCACAGTCAGTAGCCAGTCCCTTCAAGGGACCGAGACCATGATCCGGCAGCTGGGCGCCCAGTCTCCAGCGGTGGCACGAACGGATCCGACTCCCGGCGCGATCGTGACGCAGTACCGGCTCGACGTCCATGACCTCCACGCCGAGGAAGCACGAACGGGGCTGGCCGCAGCCCTGTCGTCCACCATCACCATGGCGGCAACTGATGAGTACACCTCAGAAGATCTCGCGGTGGACGAACAAGTTCTGACCAAGCCGCTGCTGAGTCCGTTCCGCGAGGAGCTACTCGCGCTTCCGCAGAGCTGGGACGCAGTTGTGGAAGTCATCCGACGCTGCGGTCTGCCCAGCTTGCTCAGCGAGTTCGCACCGAGCATCACACCGGTAGGACCAACGTCCGCGGACGAGCCGTCAACCCTGGACCAGCGTCGACGTTCACTGGAAAGCACAGCAGGTCGTCTCGTCTTCGCTGAGCGACAGGGTATGGACTCCAGTCTCGGCTTCCTCACGACCGAGCCGGTACGTCGCCTGATCGCAGATCACAGCACCGACCTTCCAGTATCGGTCGTCGTCGGTGCGAAGGGCGCGGGCAAGACATTCACGTTCGCCAGGATGTGCACCGCAGGGACATGGGATGCTTTCGCGCGCGAGAACAGTCAGAGCGTCGAGCGGACAGCAATGGTCATTCCTGTCCTGGACCCGGCCAACATCGCGGAGCCGCAAACCGGCATGCTTTCACCGCAGGCGCTCAGAGACCGCGCTGCAGGTGGGCCAGGCGTCACGGCCGATGAACTCCGCAGCCATCTGAACGCCGGCCTCAGGGACGCACGGGCCACTGACGCAGAGTTCTGGAGGCAGCGCTGGCTGGAATGCCTGGCTTGGTCAGCCGGTGCGGCCCGCGACGAACCAGCTGAAGAATTCCTCATCCAACGGACCCTGGAGACGTCCGGAGCCTGCCTCTTCGTGATCGACGGCTTGGAGGATTGGCTGGAGTCTCTGGAGGCGGAACCTCGACGCATCGCCCTCCGAACACTGCTGATTGATGTTCCTTCCTGGCTCCGTCGCCTTCGCAACCGCTCGCTCGGCCTCGTGGTATTTGTGCGTCAGGACCTGGTCCGCGCGGCGATCAAGCAGAACCTCGGGCAGTTCCTCGACCGCTACGCCCCCTACGAGCTCCGCTGGGACACAGAAGATGCGCTCAGGCTCTCGCTGTGGATTGCGTCAAGTGCCGACGCTGTAAGGACGCCAGAGACTCCGATCGCGGACATGGCTTTCGATGAGATCGTCCACGCGCTCCTTCCTCTATGGGGCGCGAAGCTCGGTACCGAGAATTCACGTGAAGCATGGACAGAGCGGTGGGTCCCTGCGGCTCTCGCGGACTTCAACGAACAGATCCAAGCCCGCGATGTCGTCCGCTTCCTGCGCGAGGCGGCTGCCGCTTCCACTGGCGACGAGCGCTGGCCGGACCGAGTGCTGACTCCGGCGGCCATGCGTCACTCTCTGGGTGCGTGCAGCCGTGCGAAGGTGGAGGAGATCAACCAGGAGAATCCTCGCCTCGGGAAACTCTTGCGGCACATGGCAACCTTCTCAGACTCCGTCAAGATGCCCTTTGATGCAGCTGACCTGAACCTGGTCCCTGATGATGTCGAAGCCCTAGAGCAGTGGGGCGCAATGGCCAGAGACTCCGACGGGCGCTACCGAATGCCTGAAATCTACCGACACGCCCTAGGCTTCCGCACGCAGGGCAGGGCACGCGTGGTTCGGGGTGTGTGA
- a CDS encoding dihydrofolate reductase family protein — translation MRKLIYGMNLTLDGCIAAPGDDIGWSLPSDELFQFWSDQLQATDLSLYGRKLWQTMSSYWPTGDQQPNATPAEIEFARRWRDMSKVVFSSTIDKVDWNTRLVTGDAVAEITRLKAEDGGPMDIGGATLAGAAMRAGLIDEYVLATAPVLVGGGTPFFTALDNWVNLNLVETRTLPCGVILTRYETRR, via the coding sequence ATGCGGAAACTGATCTACGGCATGAACCTGACCCTGGACGGCTGCATCGCCGCGCCCGGCGACGACATCGGCTGGAGCTTGCCGAGCGACGAGCTGTTCCAGTTTTGGTCCGACCAGTTGCAGGCGACCGACCTGTCGCTGTACGGGCGCAAGCTGTGGCAGACGATGAGCTCCTACTGGCCGACCGGCGACCAGCAGCCCAACGCCACCCCGGCGGAGATCGAGTTCGCGCGCCGCTGGCGGGACATGTCGAAGGTGGTGTTCTCCTCGACGATCGACAAGGTCGACTGGAACACCCGCCTGGTCACCGGCGACGCGGTCGCCGAGATCACCCGGCTCAAGGCCGAGGACGGCGGCCCGATGGACATCGGCGGCGCGACGCTCGCCGGGGCGGCCATGCGGGCCGGGCTGATTGACGAGTACGTGCTGGCCACCGCGCCGGTCCTGGTGGGCGGCGGCACGCCGTTCTTCACCGCGCTGGACAACTGGGTGAACCTCAACCTGGTGGAGACGCGGACGCTTCCCTGCGGCGTGATCCTGACCAGGTACGAGACGAGGCGCTGA
- a CDS encoding TniQ family protein, whose translation MRTTPGTFPIRLEALPGEALDSWLEALAHRLHTPLGDVLNGLGLHVLDDELPVGRASTESLTRRLSPGMAASIAEATGTPVATLHAMTLAHYDQRVLDLDPRSGLALNATRWGKSTGARFCTECLAESGGRWQLGWRLGWSFACIRHNRLLADHCPQCRSRQRTRAPATREIPHPGHCPNTLQAGSTDPGRRRCDADLAQTATPLLDADHPVLDAQRLVYVIADSGTAAFGPYANHPQSALGALADLRALVGEILFHAPRHTLAERLPADLPISADELNALFAPSDVGTEARVGMQSPKSAAMTAAGVVLAVNILTRPDIQQAGTAARWITQGDRESRPSPGRRLLAPWGTGTTETLRAVQLATIGPQLQAVYQLRFRVQTSRPGTQPHDIPARRIRSLPAAFWPELALPLVPPELHDYRIMRPALSCLIGLVGNRQSIDVIAELLGQATTGFMSSRMLGHLREHQQWPDIQAAMIHIADYIDTHPAPIDYERRRRIDYTLLLPDGQWADIARQLDIVRSTSTLARLFRNYLFLRISGLPARMAPPTCIPENDSARTQHAMRHLRLTPELLTHLDHAVEEFLRRNRITDEPATWYPPDNLLHDLSLPGHRLSEIDIKELHRLIRHDEMTATQAAAHLHTTIDVVRCLLDRHPAPDTSERRAWPAPVSDAVREALDSATFARLYIDQRMSLRAIGELYGVKADVIRGIADEYRIPIRTPKEYRHRQEITREWLHEQYVTRRRTLADIAEETGMTMSNVAKWARTHKIPLRPRGGASHDESLRIRDTARQAPRLLRPVLNGLAAEERLRRFVKASAYPTLGAAARDMGVNGPTLVAQINRLARELGGPLLERAERGRPMKLTPLGKRVARAAMDWLSRS comes from the coding sequence ATGAGGACTACTCCGGGGACGTTTCCCATCAGGCTGGAGGCACTACCGGGTGAGGCGCTTGATTCCTGGCTCGAGGCACTTGCGCACCGCCTTCACACGCCGCTCGGCGATGTTCTCAACGGCCTGGGGCTGCACGTGCTCGATGATGAACTCCCGGTCGGAAGGGCCTCGACCGAGTCGCTGACCAGGCGGCTCTCCCCGGGCATGGCAGCGTCCATCGCCGAGGCCACCGGCACGCCCGTCGCGACCCTGCACGCGATGACCCTGGCCCATTACGACCAGCGGGTCCTGGACCTCGACCCCCGCTCCGGCCTGGCGCTCAATGCGACGCGCTGGGGGAAGAGTACTGGCGCACGTTTCTGTACGGAGTGCCTGGCCGAGTCGGGAGGCCGCTGGCAGCTGGGCTGGCGACTGGGCTGGTCGTTCGCCTGCATCAGGCACAACCGGCTGCTGGCCGACCACTGCCCGCAGTGCCGAAGCCGACAGAGAACCCGGGCTCCGGCAACTCGCGAGATCCCACATCCTGGGCATTGCCCGAACACCTTGCAAGCGGGCAGCACTGATCCCGGCCGACGGCGCTGCGACGCCGATCTTGCCCAGACGGCCACCCCGCTCCTCGACGCCGACCATCCCGTGCTGGACGCACAACGGCTCGTGTACGTGATCGCCGACTCCGGCACCGCAGCCTTCGGCCCCTACGCCAACCATCCGCAATCCGCACTCGGCGCCCTCGCCGACCTGCGCGCGCTCGTCGGGGAGATTCTGTTCCACGCTCCCCGCCACACCCTGGCCGAACGACTACCAGCGGATCTCCCCATCAGCGCCGACGAGTTGAACGCCCTTTTCGCCCCGTCCGATGTCGGCACTGAGGCCCGCGTGGGGATGCAAAGCCCGAAGAGCGCTGCCATGACCGCGGCCGGTGTCGTCCTCGCAGTGAACATCCTCACCCGGCCGGACATCCAGCAAGCCGGCACCGCTGCACGCTGGATCACCCAAGGCGACCGCGAGTCTCGCCCATCACCCGGCCGGAGGTTGCTCGCCCCCTGGGGCACGGGCACCACCGAAACCCTCCGAGCAGTCCAGCTCGCGACCATCGGCCCTCAGCTCCAGGCCGTCTACCAGCTCCGCTTCCGCGTTCAGACGTCCCGTCCAGGTACCCAACCACACGACATCCCCGCCCGGCGTATCCGCTCACTTCCTGCCGCATTCTGGCCCGAACTCGCCCTGCCCCTCGTACCGCCCGAACTCCACGACTACCGGATCATGAGGCCTGCCCTGTCATGTCTCATCGGGCTCGTCGGCAACCGCCAGTCCATTGACGTCATCGCCGAACTCCTGGGCCAGGCCACCACCGGATTCATGTCCTCCCGCATGCTCGGCCACCTGCGAGAACACCAGCAGTGGCCGGATATCCAGGCCGCGATGATCCATATTGCGGACTACATCGACACCCACCCTGCCCCGATCGACTATGAGCGGCGCCGACGCATCGACTACACCCTCCTACTCCCCGACGGCCAATGGGCCGATATTGCCCGGCAACTCGACATCGTCCGCAGCACCAGCACCCTCGCCCGGCTCTTCAGGAACTACCTGTTCCTACGCATCAGTGGCCTGCCCGCCCGAATGGCTCCACCCACCTGCATCCCGGAGAACGATTCCGCCCGCACCCAACACGCCATGCGCCACCTCCGGTTGACCCCCGAACTCCTCACGCATCTCGACCACGCGGTCGAGGAGTTTCTACGGCGCAACCGCATCACTGACGAACCCGCGACCTGGTACCCGCCGGACAATCTCCTCCACGACCTCAGCCTGCCCGGACATCGCCTCTCCGAGATCGATATCAAGGAGTTGCACAGGCTGATCCGCCACGACGAAATGACGGCTACCCAGGCCGCCGCCCACCTGCATACGACGATCGACGTCGTGCGCTGCCTTCTTGACCGGCACCCGGCACCCGATACAAGCGAACGACGCGCGTGGCCCGCCCCCGTCTCCGATGCCGTCCGCGAAGCCCTCGACTCAGCCACCTTCGCACGGCTCTACATCGACCAGCGGATGTCCCTGCGCGCCATCGGAGAGCTCTACGGCGTCAAAGCTGACGTGATCAGAGGCATCGCCGACGAGTACAGGATCCCGATCCGCACTCCGAAGGAGTACCGACACCGTCAGGAGATCACCCGCGAATGGCTCCACGAGCAGTACGTCACACGCCGTCGCACTCTCGCCGACATCGCCGAAGAGACCGGCATGACCATGTCGAACGTCGCCAAGTGGGCCAGGACGCACAAGATCCCCTTGCGTCCTCGCGGCGGCGCAAGCCATGACGAGAGCCTCCGCATCCGGGACACAGCCAGACAGGCTCCCCGCTTGCTGCGACCCGTACTCAACGGCCTTGCCGCCGAAGAGCGACTCCGGCGGTTCGTGAAAGCTTCCGCCTATCCCACCCTCGGCGCGGCAGCCCGCGACATGGGTGTAAACGGGCCCACCCTCGTCGCTCAGATCAACCGTCTGGCCCGCGAACTGGGCGGCCCACTGCTCGAACGAGCCGAACGAGGCCGCCCCATGAAACTCACGCCACTCGGTAAGCGGGTCGCCAGGGCCGCAATGGACTGGCTATCCAGGTCCTGA